The following are encoded together in the Brassica napus cultivar Da-Ae chromosome A9, Da-Ae, whole genome shotgun sequence genome:
- the LOC125578189 gene encoding uncharacterized protein LOC125578189, with protein MDLGIPINSTVEKAIQMYRARRHRVHPLRQVDREIMALKNKGLNQLDDICLWKRENGEFKTYFRTSHTWNLVRSSSPKVSWVKGVWFTEATPRFSFLVWLAIHDRLATGDRILRWNPQAVSTCWLCNTEVETRDHLFFEYSFSKEVWIGTIKQLDVAYALWHERDVRRVGEASQPATCLIARLDKLIRNRISSLRRRVGGKYEKMMEDWFNRG; from the exons ATGGATCTTGGTATTCCTATAAACTCTACGGTGGAGAAAGCTATTCAGATGTATCGAGCGAGAAGGCATCGTGTTCACCCTCTTAGGCAGGTTGATCGCGAGATTATGGCTCTCAAAAATAAAGGTCTCAACCAGCTAGATGATATATGCCTTTGGAAGAGGGAGAATGGGGAGTTTAAAACATATTTCAGAACATCTCATACTTGGAATCTTGTAAGAAGCTCATCTCCAAAGGTGTCTTGGGTAAAAGGAGTGTGGTTCACTGAAGCTACCCCGCGATTTTCTTTCTTAGTTTGGCTTGCTATTCATGATAGACTAGCAACAGGAGATAGGATTCTTAGGTGGAATCCACAAGCCGTTTCTACATGCTGGTTGTGTAACACGGAAGTTGAGACTCGTGATCACCTATTTTTTGAGTACTCTTTTTCCAAGGAAGTCTGGATTGGAACCATTAAACAATTG GACGTGGCTTATGCGTTATGGCATGAGAGGGATGTGAGAAGAGTGGGAGAGGCATCGCAGCCAGCTACCTGTCTGATCGCAAGGCTTGATAAGCTCATTAGAAACAGAATATCTTCATTGAGAAGGAGGGTAGGAGGTAAATATGAGAAGATGATGGAAGATTGGTTTAACAGAGGCTAG
- the LOC106413723 gene encoding uncharacterized protein LOC106413723, which yields MAGSSSASYIHMVQHMIEKCLIFHMSKEECVEALSKHANITPVITSTVWKELEKENKEFFKAYEERQSKQEQMSEEETNQMIQKIISDSPKESDD from the exons ATGGCTggttcttcttctgcttcttacaTTCACATg GTGCAGCACATGATTGAAAAATGTTTGATCTTCCACATGAGCAAAGAAGAGTGTGTGGAAGCTCTGTCTAAGCATGCAAACATCACTCCTGTCATCACCTCTACtg TTTGGAAGGAGCTGGAGAAAGAGAACAAGGAATTCTTCAAGGCGTATGAGGAGAGGCAAAGCAAACAAGAGCAAATGTCGGAGGAAGAGACAAACCAGATGATCCAGAAGATAATCTCGGATTCACCTAAAGAATCCGACGACTGA